In Anseongella ginsenosidimutans, one genomic interval encodes:
- a CDS encoding DUF6913 domain-containing protein encodes MSILAGLRTRWAFRMLEKERNRRAVVHHSIAFGEAADIGILFLAQTLEDVLRIKDFAAYLKEQGKKVTVFGYTSPANETAFKTKSVFFDYLTEKDLNFFFIPSAQKTAGFLERPFDILINFCLEDCFPLTWLTAMSKATFRIGEYSPSRVPDLDLMIHLKEDRNIDNFALQLKQYLSLPASA; translated from the coding sequence ATGAGCATACTGGCAGGCCTCAGGACAAGGTGGGCGTTCAGGATGCTGGAAAAGGAGCGCAATCGCCGGGCGGTCGTTCATCACTCGATAGCCTTTGGGGAAGCAGCGGACATCGGGATCCTTTTTCTTGCCCAAACCCTGGAGGACGTATTGCGCATAAAGGACTTTGCCGCTTACCTGAAAGAACAGGGAAAAAAGGTAACGGTCTTTGGCTATACAAGCCCGGCTAATGAAACCGCGTTTAAAACAAAATCGGTTTTTTTCGACTACCTGACGGAGAAAGACCTGAATTTCTTTTTTATTCCATCAGCGCAAAAGACTGCCGGTTTCCTGGAAAGGCCATTTGATATCCTGATCAATTTCTGCCTGGAAGATTGTTTTCCGCTTACCTGGCTGACAGCCATGTCGAAAGCTACGTTCCGTATCGGTGAATATTCTCCGTCACGGGTTCCCGACCTTGACCTGATGATCCATTTAAAAGAAGACAGAAATATTGATAACTTTGCCCTCCAGTTAAAACAGTATCTTTCATTACCAGCTTCAGCATGA
- a CDS encoding class I SAM-dependent methyltransferase has protein sequence MKLITEASAEKLRGGFYTPEPIAEFILRWGVNGSNDYDILEPSCGDGVFLEQLQKHQLKYKSITAIEFDEAEAIKANKTDLHSKQVINADFHAYCNNTLQRFDLIVGNPPYIRYQFFDKMQQVEAGDIFIKAGLTYSKLTNAWVSFVIGSSLLLKDKGGKIGFVLPAEILQVSYAQQLRNFIAHFYNKINIISFEKLVFPDIQQEVVLLLCEKNGSKEHNIEHIELHNASELKALDVARLKSPKKKIDFRGNKWTFYFLEQEEIDFLESIAERRDIPLLGKYANVEVGITTGANSFFTVPLTTIEEYDLHDYAKPMVGRSVQVNSVVFTESDWKRNKFSKAKAHLLVFPDSKSLNKKNGAVKYIAQGENMGIHKGYKTSIRDDWFVVPSLKISDALFIRRNNLYPRLIINQAQAYTTDTMHRVFVKAETNIEAFTASYYNSLSLAFTEVCGRSHGGGVLELMPNEAKKILLPYHKDCARLLPQIDQLMRSKGDIDDVLKITNEIILKQHYGLTKKEINLAHNIWKKLSARRLNRGKQ, from the coding sequence ATGAAGTTGATCACAGAAGCATCGGCTGAAAAATTAAGAGGCGGCTTTTACACGCCTGAACCGATAGCAGAATTTATTTTGCGCTGGGGCGTTAATGGTAGCAATGACTATGACATTCTAGAGCCAAGTTGTGGCGATGGCGTTTTTTTGGAACAGTTACAAAAGCATCAACTGAAATACAAATCAATCACTGCGATTGAATTTGACGAAGCCGAAGCTATAAAGGCAAACAAAACTGATCTGCATAGTAAACAAGTTATTAACGCGGATTTTCATGCCTACTGCAATAATACGCTACAACGATTTGATTTGATTGTGGGGAATCCCCCTTATATCCGGTATCAGTTCTTTGATAAAATGCAACAAGTTGAAGCGGGTGACATTTTTATCAAAGCAGGACTGACTTATTCAAAGCTTACAAATGCATGGGTTTCCTTCGTTATTGGTTCATCGCTTCTATTGAAAGATAAGGGAGGGAAGATTGGTTTCGTCTTACCTGCAGAAATTTTACAGGTTTCATATGCTCAGCAATTGAGGAATTTTATCGCTCATTTTTACAATAAGATTAATATCATCTCATTTGAAAAGTTGGTATTCCCCGACATTCAGCAGGAAGTTGTTTTGTTATTATGTGAAAAGAACGGATCAAAAGAACACAATATTGAACATATTGAATTGCATAATGCGAGTGAATTAAAGGCCCTTGACGTCGCTCGTTTGAAAAGTCCAAAAAAGAAGATTGATTTTAGGGGTAATAAATGGACATTTTATTTTTTAGAACAGGAAGAGATTGACTTTTTAGAAAGTATTGCTGAGCGCAGGGACATTCCGTTACTTGGAAAATATGCAAATGTTGAAGTAGGGATTACCACTGGCGCCAACAGCTTCTTTACTGTTCCATTGACGACTATTGAAGAATATGACTTGCACGATTATGCAAAGCCAATGGTCGGTCGAAGTGTTCAGGTAAACAGTGTCGTCTTCACTGAAAGCGATTGGAAGAGAAACAAGTTTTCAAAAGCCAAGGCGCATTTACTCGTCTTCCCTGACAGCAAAAGTCTGAACAAAAAGAACGGCGCAGTAAAATATATCGCTCAAGGTGAAAACATGGGAATTCATAAGGGCTATAAAACAAGTATTCGTGATGACTGGTTTGTGGTCCCATCCCTGAAAATTTCGGATGCACTTTTCATTCGAAGGAACAATCTGTATCCTAGATTGATAATTAACCAAGCGCAGGCATACACCACTGATACAATGCACCGAGTTTTCGTAAAGGCTGAAACGAATATAGAAGCGTTTACAGCGAGCTATTATAATTCGCTGTCCCTTGCATTTACGGAAGTATGCGGTAGGAGTCACGGGGGAGGAGTTTTGGAGTTGATGCCAAATGAAGCAAAAAAAATATTGCTTCCTTATCATAAAGATTGCGCCAGATTGCTTCCGCAAATCGACCAACTCATGCGTAGTAAGGGCGATATAGACGATGTTTTGAAAATTACGAATGAAATAATTCTAAAGCAGCATTACGGATTGACAAAAAAAGAGATCAATTTAGCTCATAACATTTGGAAGAAACTTTCGGCGAGGAGGTTAAACCGCGGAAAGCAATGA
- the dapA gene encoding 4-hydroxy-tetrahydrodipicolinate synthase, translated as MTEQLKGTGVALVTPFDQDGNIDFDSLRKLINHIIDNQAEFLVPLGTTGESATLSKEEKKRVFDFVAEVTAGRAPLVAGIGGNNTAELLDCLRAFDHTAYTAILSVSPYYNKPSQEGLFQHFKMLASESPLPLIIYNIPGRTGSNITAETTLRLAEVPNISGVKEASANFEQFMEIIRHMPPDFCFLSGDDGLALPIIALGGHGVISVAGNAFPKDVSDMVRHCLRGDFAEARKLHYKLAALIPLLFEEGNPAGIKAFLRELSICGDTLRLPLVRPGNVLREKISKAVENY; from the coding sequence ATGACCGAACAACTGAAAGGAACAGGCGTTGCCCTTGTTACCCCCTTCGACCAGGATGGAAACATTGACTTTGACAGTCTCAGAAAACTGATCAATCATATTATTGACAACCAGGCGGAATTCCTGGTTCCGCTGGGAACTACCGGAGAATCTGCAACCCTTAGCAAAGAAGAAAAGAAGCGTGTTTTTGATTTTGTAGCCGAAGTGACCGCTGGAAGGGCCCCCCTTGTTGCGGGGATTGGCGGAAATAATACCGCGGAGCTGCTTGATTGCCTGCGGGCATTCGACCATACCGCTTATACGGCCATTCTTTCGGTAAGCCCGTACTATAATAAGCCCTCGCAGGAAGGGCTGTTCCAGCATTTTAAAATGCTGGCAAGCGAGTCCCCCCTTCCCCTGATCATTTATAATATTCCCGGCAGAACTGGCAGTAATATTACGGCGGAAACGACGCTGCGCCTGGCAGAAGTTCCCAATATTTCGGGAGTGAAAGAAGCTTCGGCAAATTTCGAGCAGTTCATGGAAATTATCAGGCATATGCCGCCGGATTTTTGTTTTCTTTCGGGAGACGACGGTTTAGCCTTGCCGATAATCGCGCTTGGGGGGCATGGAGTTATCTCCGTGGCTGGCAACGCTTTCCCCAAAGATGTTTCGGATATGGTGCGGCATTGCCTCAGGGGAGATTTTGCCGAAGCCCGCAAGCTGCATTACAAGCTGGCCGCCTTAATTCCCTTATTATTCGAAGAGGGGAACCCGGCAGGAATAAAGGCTTTTCTCCGTGAATTGAGCATTTGCGGCGATACACTACGCCTTCCCCTGGTCAGGCCCGGAAATGTACTGAGGGAGAAAATCAGCAAGGCAGTTGAAAATTATTAA
- a CDS encoding helix-turn-helix domain-containing protein has protein sequence MKLEQSFGETVKRLREKKNLPLRAVAEALNIDTSTLGKIEKNNRKPTKQLIDKFARYFKASEKELLIAFLSDKVVYQVMDEEDLSIEVLKAAEQKIKYLNRSNL, from the coding sequence ATGAAACTCGAGCAATCCTTTGGTGAAACCGTAAAGAGACTTCGAGAAAAGAAAAATCTTCCGTTACGAGCGGTGGCGGAGGCACTAAATATTGATACATCTACACTGGGTAAGATTGAGAAAAATAATCGTAAACCAACAAAGCAGTTGATTGACAAATTTGCCAGGTATTTTAAAGCGAGCGAGAAGGAACTACTTATAGCATTTCTGAGCGACAAAGTGGTTTATCAGGTGATGGATGAGGAAGATTTATCAATTGAGGTTTTAAAAGCCGCAGAACAAAAAATCAAGTATTTAAACCGAAGTAATCTCTGA
- a CDS encoding histone H1 translates to MKKFNEFKQIVADLEGDADKFYNKGNNAAGTRVRKGMQDLKNLAQTIRMEVQESKNKAAAKAPAKKPAKKK, encoded by the coding sequence ATGAAAAAGTTTAATGAATTCAAACAAATTGTTGCCGACCTTGAAGGGGACGCTGATAAGTTCTATAACAAGGGGAACAATGCGGCTGGTACTCGTGTACGTAAAGGTATGCAGGATCTAAAAAACCTGGCCCAGACCATCCGTATGGAAGTTCAGGAAAGCAAGAATAAAGCTGCTGCCAAGGCGCCTGCTAAAAAGCCTGCAAAGAAGAAATAA
- a CDS encoding phospholipase D family protein codes for MSIRLLGQGFEVKSEFSVGYQLIKFFADEDFHSFTGISAFASQAGIGGLSKDIQAAKKHLKTITIVTGVDQKGTSKEALEELLGLGIRAYIFYQPSVTIFHPKIYLFEGKRRTELIVGSSNLTSQGLFTNVETSLLISIDNSKKVEREIVKQLKEYFKGLFNFKDPNVKKLSKKVIADLIKAGIVPTEEERRAAQDKSGDAKTPEVQRVISKIFPNRATAKIPTAFRGTKKRQPAVTKAKISASDKITLKGELVWESGKLTKRDLNIPEGLKTNPTGSMGFKKGKTRGIDKRHYFRDRVFSRLKWKKDTSPTSSHYERAKAFFNIIINGKDMGKFELMISHDTRTNTRTYTQNNFVTHLSWGVAKQVIAKNSLIGKHALLFTTKKKNEFTLKIE; via the coding sequence TGAAGTAAAATCGGAGTTTTCGGTCGGATACCAACTTATAAAATTTTTTGCCGATGAAGATTTTCATTCTTTTACTGGCATTTCTGCGTTTGCAAGCCAAGCTGGTATAGGGGGACTTTCGAAGGATATACAAGCAGCCAAGAAGCATCTTAAGACTATTACAATAGTTACAGGAGTTGATCAGAAAGGAACGTCTAAAGAGGCGTTGGAAGAACTTTTGGGCTTGGGAATCAGGGCCTACATCTTCTATCAGCCGAGTGTGACAATTTTTCATCCAAAAATTTACCTATTTGAAGGTAAAAGAAGAACTGAACTGATTGTAGGCTCTTCAAATCTAACCTCTCAGGGGCTTTTTACAAATGTTGAAACATCTTTGCTAATAAGTATTGATAATTCAAAAAAAGTCGAAAGGGAGATTGTTAAGCAACTGAAAGAATATTTTAAGGGTCTCTTTAACTTTAAGGACCCCAACGTAAAGAAGTTGTCGAAGAAGGTTATAGCTGACTTAATTAAAGCCGGGATTGTTCCAACGGAAGAAGAACGGAGAGCTGCACAAGATAAAAGCGGAGATGCAAAAACACCGGAAGTTCAACGTGTAATCTCCAAGATTTTTCCAAACCGAGCAACTGCAAAAATTCCAACGGCGTTTAGGGGGACAAAAAAACGACAACCTGCAGTGACGAAAGCCAAAATCAGTGCTAGTGATAAAATTACTTTAAAGGGCGAGTTGGTTTGGGAAAGTGGTAAACTAACTAAAAGGGATCTAAATATTCCTGAGGGACTAAAAACAAACCCAACCGGCTCCATGGGTTTTAAAAAAGGAAAAACACGCGGTATTGACAAACGACATTATTTCAGAGATAGAGTGTTCTCCAGGTTGAAATGGAAAAAGGATACCAGCCCTACTTCGTCACATTATGAAAGGGCAAAGGCTTTCTTCAATATCATAATTAACGGGAAAGATATGGGGAAATTTGAACTAATGATTTCACATGATACCCGAACGAATACTAGAACCTATACTCAGAATAATTTCGTGACCCATCTTAGCTGGGGAGTAGCCAAACAAGTGATCGCAAAAAATAGCTTGATTGGAAAACATGCGCTTCTGTTTACAACGAAAAAGAAAAACGAATTCACTCTTAAGATTGAATAG
- the ligA gene encoding NAD-dependent DNA ligase LigA, which translates to MTPPEAQKEIQRLSRELKQHNYNYYALAQPTISDQEFDKMLEELAALEKEFPQFARPDSPTRKVGGEITKTFRTVRHRYPMLSLGNTYSEQDLLDFDKRIKKLIGENFQYVCELKFDGVAIGLTYREGKLVQAVTRGDGAKGDDVTTNIKTIKNIPNYIYGSDIPPEFEVRGEIFMHRKAFARLNAERVEQGEMTFANPRNFAAGTIKMQDSGEVARRPLDCFLYSLLGENLPYKTHFESLEKLTEWGFHVSEHIRRCNTIREVLDFIHAYEKERFEFSFDIDGIVIKVNSYAQQEELGFTAKSPRWAIAYKYKAEEVETLLESISYQVGRTGAVTPVANLQPVQLGGTTVKRASLHNANEMERLDLRPGDMVLVEKGGEIIPKVIRVNFEKRPQGLATASFPAVCPECETELVRNEGEAVHYCPNDTGCPPQIVGRMQHFIGRRAMDIQGIGSETIELLYQKGLLKNIADLYELKTKEEILLSFDRFGERSVNNLLEGIEKSKEMPFERVLFGLGIRYVGETVARKLAAHFKDIDRLAAAGFDELISVNEIGDRIAESILDFFNDPEHLSLLERLRAQGLQFKTEEKEIQLQSNRLEGKTFLISGVFEGYSREELKSMIELNGGKIASGVSAKLHYLVAGENMGPSKREKAEKLNVPIISEKELLSMLA; encoded by the coding sequence ATGACCCCGCCAGAAGCTCAAAAGGAAATACAGCGGCTTAGCCGGGAACTGAAACAGCATAATTACAACTATTATGCACTCGCCCAGCCCACCATCAGCGACCAGGAGTTTGACAAAATGCTGGAAGAACTGGCCGCCCTGGAAAAGGAATTCCCGCAATTTGCCCGTCCCGATTCGCCCACCCGGAAAGTTGGCGGCGAGATCACGAAAACCTTCCGGACCGTCCGGCACCGCTATCCCATGTTATCGCTGGGGAATACCTATTCTGAACAGGACCTGCTGGATTTTGACAAAAGGATAAAGAAGCTGATCGGGGAGAACTTCCAGTACGTCTGCGAACTAAAATTTGACGGGGTAGCCATTGGGCTCACTTACCGGGAAGGAAAACTGGTACAGGCCGTTACCCGGGGAGACGGCGCCAAGGGCGACGATGTGACCACTAATATAAAAACCATAAAGAATATCCCGAATTATATATACGGCAGCGACATACCGCCGGAATTCGAGGTGCGGGGCGAAATATTCATGCATCGAAAGGCTTTTGCCCGGTTAAATGCAGAAAGGGTGGAGCAGGGAGAAATGACCTTTGCCAATCCGCGCAATTTCGCTGCGGGAACCATTAAGATGCAGGATTCCGGGGAAGTAGCCCGCCGGCCCCTGGATTGTTTTCTCTATTCGCTTCTCGGTGAGAACCTGCCTTATAAAACGCATTTTGAAAGCCTGGAAAAGTTAACTGAATGGGGTTTTCATGTTTCGGAACATATCCGCCGCTGCAATACTATCCGGGAAGTCCTTGACTTTATTCATGCCTACGAAAAAGAGCGTTTTGAATTTTCCTTTGACATTGACGGTATCGTTATTAAGGTAAACAGTTATGCACAGCAGGAGGAACTTGGTTTCACGGCCAAATCACCGCGCTGGGCCATAGCTTATAAATACAAGGCCGAAGAGGTGGAGACCCTCCTGGAATCCATTTCTTACCAGGTAGGAAGAACAGGCGCAGTAACCCCGGTAGCCAATCTTCAGCCGGTGCAGCTGGGGGGCACCACAGTAAAAAGGGCCAGCCTCCATAATGCCAATGAAATGGAGCGGCTTGACCTCCGGCCGGGAGATATGGTGCTGGTAGAAAAGGGCGGAGAAATTATTCCGAAAGTGATCCGGGTGAATTTCGAAAAGCGACCTCAGGGCCTGGCCACGGCGAGTTTCCCTGCCGTTTGCCCGGAGTGCGAAACCGAGCTTGTCAGAAATGAAGGCGAAGCCGTTCATTATTGCCCCAACGATACAGGCTGCCCCCCTCAGATAGTGGGGCGAATGCAGCACTTCATTGGCCGGCGGGCAATGGATATCCAGGGAATTGGCAGCGAAACCATCGAACTGTTGTACCAGAAAGGCCTGCTGAAGAACATCGCCGATCTTTATGAGCTGAAAACCAAAGAAGAAATATTACTGTCTTTTGACCGCTTCGGGGAAAGATCTGTGAATAACCTGCTGGAAGGCATTGAAAAGTCAAAGGAAATGCCCTTCGAAAGAGTCCTTTTCGGATTGGGCATCCGCTATGTAGGGGAAACGGTGGCCCGCAAGCTGGCTGCGCATTTCAAGGATATAGACCGCCTGGCCGCCGCCGGCTTTGACGAGCTTATTTCTGTCAATGAGATCGGAGACCGTATTGCCGAAAGCATTCTGGACTTTTTCAACGATCCCGAACATCTCTCCCTGCTGGAACGCCTCCGCGCTCAGGGCCTGCAGTTTAAAACGGAGGAAAAGGAAATACAGCTTCAAAGTAACCGCCTGGAAGGAAAAACCTTTCTTATTTCCGGCGTATTCGAAGGTTATAGCCGGGAAGAATTGAAATCCATGATCGAACTCAATGGTGGAAAGATAGCCAGCGGCGTTTCCGCGAAGCTTCATTACCTGGTAGCGGGGGAAAACATGGGGCCCTCTAAAAGGGAAAAGGCGGAAAAACTGAATGTTCCTATTATCTCCGAAAAGGAACTCTTAAGCATGCTGGCATGA